The Bos javanicus breed banteng chromosome 21, ARS-OSU_banteng_1.0, whole genome shotgun sequence genome includes a region encoding these proteins:
- the LOC133234154 gene encoding myeloid-associated differentiation marker-like, which yields MATRSTSTDQDYLALVWFCFRLLQLFSSCMAFWLVTSGFRKRGYGDVNIWAMLIWFLSLPISLIIVIVELCYIQSHFHFSYHMPLTDACFAAHVYLSLLVVQSIRRHRFLPYEPFIDRVNAALSFTYITCFLYGVELSCTWNCNKLKDLTCAVYTTQGVLKVLEMFVACVIFTFICNTSRHPKEPAHEWCLAIYWICFIQAVVATLLNLGSWEYRLPIQLTLLSVLLYSTALVLWWLYPVDEEIEGKPKGFWVLYMLRLTDRWSRWSRRDHRQAVAILTAINLLIYVADLVISAR from the coding sequence ATGGCCACCAGGTCCACATCCACAGACCAGGACTACTTGGCCTTGGTGTGGTTCTGCTTCCGCCTGCTGCAGTTGTTCTCCAGCTGTATGGCCTTCTGGCTGGTGACTTCTGGCTTTCGGAAGAGGGGCTACGGGGACGTAAATATCTGGGCCATGCTCATCTGGTTCCTCTCTTTGCCCATAAGCCTCATCATAGTCATAGTTGAATTATGTTATATCCAGTCCCACTTTCATTTCTCGTACCACATGCCCCTCACAGATGCCTGCTTCGCCGCCCACGTCTATCTCTCACTACTCGTCGTCCAGTCTATCCGGAGACACCGGTTTTTGCCTTATGAACCTTTCATAGACCGCGTCAACGCTGCCCTATCATTCACCTACATTACGTGCTTCCTTTATGGTGTAGAACTGTCTTGCACGTGGAACTGCAACAAGCTCAAAGACCTCACCTGCGCTGTGTACACCACACAGGGCGTGCTGAAGGTGCTGGAGATGTTTGTGGCCTGTGTCATCTTCACCTTCATCTGCAACACCTCCCGGCACCCGAAGGAGCCAGCTCACGAGTGGTGTCTGGCCATCTATTGGATCTGCTTTATCCAGGCAGTTGTGGCCACGCTGCTGAACCTGGGCAGCTGGGAGTACAGGCTGCCCATCCAGCTGACCCTGCTCTCCGTCCTCCTCTACTCCACTGCTTTGGTTCTCTGGTGGCTCTACCCAGTAGATGAGGAGATTGAGGGCAAGCCCAAGGGATTCTGGGTCTTGTACATGTTGAGGCTCACCGACCGCTGGAGCCGCTGGAGCCGCAGGGACCATCGACAGGCTGTGGCCATCCTGACAGCCATCAACCTGCTGATTTATGTGGCCGACCTGGTGATCTCAGCCCGCTAG
- the LOC133234157 gene encoding myeloid-associated differentiation marker-like — protein MGYFLRTLQLLSTCVAISLVGSLDSWTVPTSTWSFVILCFCFVVTFIILIIESLALHYCFPFSWGDFLLCHACYLALFCLLVSIIYPATYVQFLFYTPSWDHAIAATAFCFISTVSYATEAIWILGWPQTGDFTGYTGSLPFLLKMLETLVACVILPFISNPYLYMDHPLLVSCVAVYSICFILGIVTILLNLANCENRLPISSSVFHLVLSLLSVLLYIGALVLWPLYQFDEKFGGQPERSRDVSCQHRLTNYVCVWDQRLAVAILTAINLLIYVADLVYWACQVSVGTEDQPGDS, from the coding sequence ATGGGCTACTTCCTGCGAACACTGCAGCTGCTCTCCACCTGCGTGGCCATCTCACTAGTGGGCAGCCTGGACAGCTGGACGGTGCCCACAAGTACCTGGTCCTTTGTTATCTTGTGCTTCTGCTTCGTGGTGACCTTCATCATCCTCATAATCGAATCACTGGCGCTTCATTactgcttccccttctcctggGGGGACTTTCTCCTCTGCCATGCCTGCTACCTTGCCCTCTTCTGCCTCTTGGTCTCCATCATTTACCCCGCTACCTATGTCCAGTTTTTGTTTTACACCCCCTCCTGGGACCACGCCATCGCTGCTACTGCGTTCTGCTTCATTTCCACTGTGTCTTATGCCACCGAAGCAATCTGGATCTTAGGTTGGCCCCAGACAGGTGATTTCACTGGCTATACAGGCAGCTTGCCATTCCTCCTCAAGATGCTAGAGACACTGGTGGCCTGTGTCATCTTACCCTTCATCAGCAATCCCTACCTGTACATGGACCATCCATTGCTGGTGTCGTGCGTGGCCGTGTACTCCATCTGCTTCATCCTGGGGATCGTGACCATCCTGTTGAACCTGGCTAACTGTGAGAACCGGCTGCCCATCTCCTCCTCCGTGTTCCATCTGGTGCTGAGCCTGCTGTCTGTCCTTCTCTACATTGGTGCTCTGGTCCTCTGGCCACTCTACCAATTTGATGAAAAGTTTGGTGGGCAGCCCGAGAGGTCCAGGGATGTGAGCTGTCAACATAGACTTACCAACTATGTATGCGTCTGGGACCAGCGACTGGCCGTGGCCATCCTGACAGCCATCAACCTGCTGATTTACGTGGCCGACCTGGTGTACTGGGCTTGCCAGGTTTCTGTAGGGACTGAGGACCAGCCCGGGGACTCCTGA
- the LOC133234724 gene encoding myeloid-associated differentiation marker-like produces the protein MSLFSGLDSVTIVGYFLRLGQLLSTCVSFSLVAIEDTLRAGIGNWCFFVWCFCFSASLLILLTELCICRFPFPQFWDGFLHAYAFYFTFACLSASIIFGITYIEYLPQGPAQNRAITATAFSAMASVLYALQVAWMCARPGNVDCFVPTFQGVIRRLENIVACVIFGFITNIDLYQHQPALIWCVVVYSICFILGVVGYFVNGCDYDSDTYPGFLVGQTVLSILLYTTAMVLWPLYQFDENFGGQPLRSNDMTCSGDLPPTLCFWNQRLAVAILTAMNLLAYVADSAYMALVFVR, from the coding sequence ATGAGCTTGTTCTCAGGCCTGGACTCTGTGACCATCGTGGGCTATTTCCTCCGCCTGGGGCAGCTGCTCTCCACCTGTGTGTCCTTCTCGCTGGTGGCCATCGAGGACACTCTGCGGGCGGGCATAGGTAACTGGTGCTTCTTCGTCTGGTGCTTCTGCTTCTCTGCATCCCTCCTCATCCTCCTAACTGAGTTATGTATATGCCGGTTCCCCTTCCCCCAGTTTTGGGATGGTTTTCTCCATGCCTATGCCTTTTACTTTACCTTCGCCTGCCTCTCAGCCTCCATCATCTTTGGCATCACCTACATCGAGTATTTGCCTCAGGGTCCTGCCCAAAATCGCGCCATCACCGCCACTGCCTTCTCAGCCATGGCTTCTGTGCTTTATGCCTTGCAAGTGGCCTGGATGTGTGCCCGGCCTGGCAATGTAGACTGCTTTGTGCCCACCTTTCAAGGCGTGATCAGGAGGCTGGAGAACATCGTGGCCTGTGTCATCTTCGGCTTCATCACTAACATTGACTTGTACCAGCACCAGCCGGCCCTGATTTGGTGTGTGGTCGTGTACTCGATTTGCTTCATCCTGGGGGTCGTGGGCTACTTTGTCAATGGGTGTGACTACGACAGTGACACCTACCCTGGTTTCCTGGTCGGGCAGACAGTGCTCTCCATCCTCCTCTACACCACTGCTATGGTCCTCTGGCCGCTCTACCAGTTTGACGAGAATTTTGGGGGCCAGCCTCTAAGGTCCAATGATATGACTTGCAGCGGTGACCTTCCCCCAACACTGTGCTTCTGGAACCAACGATTGGCTGTGGCCATTTTGACAGCCATGAACTTGCTAGCTTACGTGGCTGACAGTGCATACATGGCCTTGGTTTTTGTAAGGTAA